Sequence from the Ornithinimicrobium humiphilum genome:
CGGTAGTTGACGGTCAGCGAGCGCACCTCGACCCGGTCCAGACCGACCCGCGCGAGCCGCTCCTCCCACGTCTCCGGGAAGCCCTCGCGCGCCTGCGCCCGGTCGCCGACCACGGTGAAGCTGCGCGAGGGGCACCGGCGCAGCAGCATCTGCCACTGCGCGTCGGTGAGCTCCTGCGCCTCGTCGACGACCACGTGCAGGAACGGCCCCGCCAGACGGTCGGCGACCTCCGCCGGAGCCGCGTCCGCGTCGACGAGCGCGGCCTGCAGGTCGCGGCCCCGCAGCATCGACATGACCTGCATCTCGGAGTCGTCCGTGGCCACCAGGTGCTCGACGACGTCGTCCATCCGGGCCCGCTCGGCCGCCTGCAGCGCCGCGCGCCGCTGCCGCCGGCGCCCGGCAGTGACGTCGCCCAGCCGCAGCCGGGCCGCGTCGAGCAGCGGCAGGTCGGCGGTGGTCCAGGCCTGCGGGTCCTCGCGCTGCAGCGCCCGCACCTCCTCCAGGGTGAGGCCCGGGGCGCAGCGGCGCAGGTAGGCCGGCACCGTCCACAGGTCGCCCACCAGGTCGGTCGGTTCGATGAGCGGCCAGGCGCGCGCCACGGCGTGCCGCAGCTCGGGGCTGCGCAGGAGGGAGGCCCGCAGCCGGTCGGGGTCGGTGTCGTCGTCCGCGTCGACGAGCCGGTCCACGAGGATGGCCACGAGCTCCTCGAGGATCTCCTCGCGCGCCTCGTTGTGCGGCACCGCGGCTTCGCGGGCCCCGAAGGCCTCCGCCCACTCCTCCGGGGAGATGACGACGTCGACGAGCTCGGTCGTCACCGAGGTCGGTTCGGTCGGCGGCTCCTCGTAGAGCTGCACCGCGGGCTCGACCGCCCGCACCAGCTCGGCCGACGCCTTGAGGAGGGCCACGCGAGGGTCGTCCTCCTCCCGGGCGACGGCACCCTCCGGCACGAGGTCGCGCAGCGTGCAGGTCTGCACGCCCTCCTCGCCCAGGCCCGGCAGCACGTCGGCGACCCACGACAGGTAGGGCTCGTGCGGCCCGACGAAGAGCACCCCGCCCCGGTGGTGGCCCAGGCGAGGATCGGCGTAGAGCAGGTAGGCCGCCCGGTGCAGGGCCACGACCGTCTTGCCCGTGCCGGGGCCACCGTCGACGACGAGGGTGCCACGCGAGCCCGCGCGGATGATCGCGTCCTGGTCGGCCTGGAGGGTGGCGAGCACGTCGCGCATCCGCGAGGTCCGGGCGGTGCCGAGGCTGAGCAGGAAGGACGACTCCTCGTCGGGCACCACCCCCTCGACCGGGTCGGTGGTGAAGACCTCGTCCCAGAAGTCCGTCACCCGGCCGCCGGTCCAGCGGTAGCGGCGTCGGCTGACGAGCCCCATCGGGTCGGCCCAGGTCGCGCCGAAGAACGGCTCGGCGGCCGGGGAGCGCCAGTCGACGAGCAGCCGCCGCCCCTCACGGTCCGTCAGCCCCAGCCGCCCGACGTAGACCGGCTCGTCCTGCCCGGCGAGCACCATGCGGCCCAGGCACAGGTCGGCCCCGAAGCGCTGCAGGGTGCGCAGCCGGGCGCTGAGCCGGTGCACCTGCTGGTCCCGCTCCAACGCCTGCTGACCCAGCCCCGCCGGCGCCCGGCGCTCCTGCGCCAGCCGCTCCTCCAGCTCGGCGACGGTGGCCCCCACGGCGTCCGCGACGGCCGCCAGGTGGGCCTCGTCCGCCGCCACCAGCCCGTGGTCCCGCACTGCGTCCCGACCGCCCCTGGTCAGGTCGAACACCGTGGTCGTCGTCATGCGCACCCACCCCTCTCCGCCCGGGCCCGCCCCGGGAGGAGAGCGATTGTGCGGCCTGACGGGGGCCTTGCCGCAAGCCCCCCTCTGCGCTATAGATTGAGAGTGGAGAGGACGCATGGCGCCCTCTCCTTCGTCGTCCCGTGGGTCGAGGGGCGGGGCCAAGGGGGCGACGTCCGGCTCGCGGACCTACCGTCGCTCGAGCCGGTCCATCACCCGCAGCACCCCGAGGTCGTCGAACGCCCGCCCCACGACCTGCACCCCGACGGGCCGCCCGTCGGGCATCGCGCCCCACGGCACCGTCCCGGCCGGCTGACCGGTCATGTTCCAGGGCATCGTGAAGTTGATGTGCCACATCCCGCGCCCGCCGTCCGGATAGGGCATCGGCTGCTCCGCGGGGAAGGCCGCGCACGGGGCCACGGGCGAGACCATCACGTCCAGCCCCAGGGCGTCCCACGCCGCGACCGTGTCGGCCTGCACCCTGCCGAAGGCGTGGTAGGCGTCGACGACCTCGGTGCCGCCGAGGCCGCTCGCGGCCCGCACCCAGTCGGCGACGTAGGGCAGCACCCGCTCCTGCCGCTCCGGCGACAGCCGCGCGAAGTCGGCCCACGAGCGCGCCTGCCAGAACTGGTTGACCCCGTCGAGGTGCGCCTGGGTCAGCCACGGCCCCACCTCCACGACCTCGGCGCCCGCGTCCGCCAGGGCGTCGGCGGCCTCGCGCACGGCGGCGGCCACCTCGGGCTCCGGCTCCACGCCATACCCCGCGGTGGTCCAGACCCCCACCCGCAGCCCGGCCACGTCCGTGCCGGTGCCGACGGAGGTCCAGTCGAGGTCCTGCCCGGGCAGGCTGGTCCAGTCGAGGGGGTCCGGCCCGGAGAGCACGGCCATGAACGCGGCGCAGTCGGCGGCGGTCGTCGCCATCGGGCCCGCCACCCGGCCGAGGTATGGCGCGTGCAGGGGGATGCGTCCGGCGCTCGGCTTGAGCGTGGCCAGGCCCAGCCAGGTGCCGGGCAGCCGGATCGAGCCGCCGATGTCGGTGCCGACGGCCAGCGGCGCGTAGCCGGCAGCCACGCTGGCGCCGGCGCCCGAGCTCGAGCCGCCGGTGGTCCACGACGGGTCGAGCGGTGAACGGGTGATGCCGTGCAGGCTGGAGACGCCGGAGGAGAGCATCCCCCAGTCGGGCATGACGGTGGAGCCGAGCACCACCATCCCGGCCCCGTCGACGCGTCGCGCGACCGGGGAGTCGACGTCGGGCACGACCGGCTCGACCCCGGCGCAGCCCGCGGGCATCGGCACCCCGGCCCGGGCGACGTTCTCCTTGATCGTCACCGGCACGCCGTCGAGCGGCCCGAGCTGACGACCCTCGGCCCAGCGCCGGGTCGCCGCCTCGGCCCGCCCCAGGACGTCCTCCACCGGGTCGCGCACCCACATCGCGTTGACCACGGGCTCACGCTCGTCCATGAGCCGCAGGGCCTCCTGGGCGACCTCCAGCGGGGTCGTCGTCCCCGCCGCGAAGGCCGCGCCGAGCGCCGCGGCGTCAGGACGGTCGGGGCCGGGTGCGACGTCGAGGGCTGCCACGTCTGGCACTGTAGCGTCAGCCTGCACGGCCGTCGTGGACCCCAATTCACCGAGCGGGCCGCGATCCCCCGACCTAGCGTGGCTGCATGAGAGCACTCACCTGGCAGGGCCTGAAGGACGTCTCGGTCCAGGAGGTCCCGGACCCGCGCATCGAGCAGCCGACCGACGCGGTGGTGCGGGTGACCTCGACCGCCATCTGCGGCTCAGACCTGCACCTCTACAACGTCCTGGGCGCCTACCTGACGCCCGGCGACGTGCTCGGCCACGAGTTCATGGGCATCGTCGAGGAGGTCGGCCCCGCGGTCGAGAACCTCGCCGTCGGCGACCGCGTGGTCGTGCCCTTCACGATCTGCTGCGGGTCGTGCTTCATGTGCGACCGCGAGCTCTACTCCCAGTGCGAGACGACCCAGAACCGGCAGACCGGCAAGGGCGCGAGCCTCTACGGCTACACCAGCCTCTACGGCTCGGTCCCCGGCGGCCAGGCCGAGCGGGTGCGGGTGCCCCACGCCGACTTCGGCCCGGTGAAGATCGACTCCGACCTGCCGGACGAGCGCTTCCTCTACCTCTCCGACATCCTCCCGACCGCCTGGCAGGCCGTCGCCTACGCCGACGTCGAGGAGGGCGGCACGCTCGCCGTCCTCGGGCTCGGCCCCGTCGGTCAGCTCTCCGTCCGCTCCGCGTTCCAGCAGGGCGTGCAGCGCGTCATCGCGGTCGACCTCGTGCCCGAGCGCCTCGAGCTGGCGCGGCAGCACGGCGCCGAGGTCGTCGACCTCTCGCAGGTCGACGACGTCGCCGAGACCCTGCGCGAGATGACCGACGGGCGCGGCCCGGACAGCGTCATCGACGCCGTCGGCATGGAGGCGCACGGCAGCCCCGTGCTCGGCGCCGCCGTCTCGGCCGCCAAGCGGCTGCCCAAGCCGATCGCCCGCAAGGCCATCGAGACCGCCGGCGTCGACCGGCTCGCGGCCCTGCACACCGCCATCGACGCGGTCCGACGCGGTGGCACCGTCTCGCTCAGCGGCGTCTACGGCGGCATGGCCGACCCGATGCCGATGATGGAGCTCTTCGACAAGCAGGTGCAGCTGCGCATGGGACAGTGCAACGTCCGCCGCTGGACCGACGAGCTCTACGCGCTCGTCAGCGGCGCCGAGGACGTCCTCGGCCTCGAGGGCCTGGCCACCCACCGCGTGCCCCTCGAGGAGGCCGCGGAGATGTACCAGACCTTCAACGACAAGGCGGACGGCTGCGTCAAGGTCGTCCTCACGCCGTGAGCCTCGCCGAGCCGCTCGCCAGCGCCGGCGGCGCCCTCCTCGCAGGCGTCTTCGGGCAGGTGGCCCGCCTGCGCGGCACCCGGGCGCTCCACGCCGTCGGGGTATGCGGTGCCGGCTCGCTGACCGTGGAGCCCGGCCCGCCCAGCGGGGTCGTGCTGCTCGACGACCCCGGCCCGCACCCCTGCCTGCTGCGCTGGTCGCGCTCGGTCGGGCGCGAGCGCGGCCGTGACGTCGAGGGCCTGGCGCTGCGCGTCGAGGGACCGGCCGCCGGTGACGTGCTGCTGTCGTCGACCGGCACCGGCGTCGTCGGGCGGCACCTCCTCGTCGCGCGCCGCCACGACCACCACGGGCCGCTGACGACGCTGCTGCCCCTCTCGACGGCCCGCGGGCCCCTGCTGCTGCGGCTCGACCCCACGACGCCGGGCGGGGACGCGCCCGACGAGCCGCCCACGGCATACCGGCTGATGGTCGCGGCCCCCGGCCGCCCGTGGCACGAGCGGGGCGCGCTGACGATCACCTGGACCCGTCGGGACTGCACCCGCCGGCACGACCCCGTCGGGCACCCGCCCGCCGGAGCCTGGACGCACCCCCTGCTGGCGCGTCTGCGCGACCCCTCCTACGCCGCGTCCCAGCAGGTCGCGGCCACCCCCGAGACCCCCGAGGAGACCCCATGACCGAGGTCCACGACACCCACCCGAACGACCCCGTGACCGTGACCGACGACCCCGCCGAGGTCGCCAAGGTCACCGAGCTCATCGACAGCATGGACGTCGCGATGGTGACGACCGAGGACGCCACCTCGCCGGGCCGGCTGACCAGCCGGCCGCTGTCTACCCAGCGGGCCGAGGAGGGCGGTGACGTGCTCTTCCTCGTCCGCGACGGCAGCCCCCTCGTGCGCGACGTCGAGGCCAACCCCTCGGTCAACGTCGCCTATGCCTCCACGAAGGCCTGGGTCTCCCTGGCCGGCACGGCGACCGTCGTGCGCGACCGCACCCTCGTCGAGCAGCTGTGGAGCAAGGGCGCCAGCGCCTTCATGGAGGGCGGCCCGGACAACCCCGACAACGTCGTGCTCCGCGTCAGCGGCGACACCGCGGAGTACTGGGGCGGAGGCTCGCTCGTCGGGACCGTGGTGAGCACGGTCAGGGCGATCGCCGGTCGTCAGGACGACGAGGACGCGGGCCCCACGGTGGTCGAGCTGCCCTGAGACGACCGCTGGTTGAGCCGCCGCGCGGCGCGCCGGCCGAGCACGGTCAGCGCACCCACGACCCCCGTGTCGAGCCCCGCGGCGGCCTCCCGGCCGGGCCGCGCCTCGCTCTGGTCGGGGGTCCCCGGGGCCGAGGGCAGCAGGCGGTTCATCACCCCGACCAGGCGCACCGTGGTGGCGGGCATCAGCCCGTGCACCCGGGTGCCGACCAGCGTCATCGGGCTCAGCTGCAGCACCGGGCGGCCGGCGAGCGTGGCGCGGACCATCTTGCGCGCCGCGCGACGCGCGTCCATCGAGACGAGGGGGATCGAGGCGCCCGGCGCGAACCAGGCGTACTCCGCCTCGCGGTCGCCGGTGAAGAGCGCCTGCTCCGGTGAGCCGGTCCGCATCAGGCCGGGGACGAGAGTGGTCGCCGTGACCCCGGTGCCGGCCAGCTCGGCCGCCAGCGCCTCGGTGAAGCCGACGGCGCCGAACTTGGCGGTGACGTAGGGCAGCAGGTGCGGTGAGGGCACCTTGCCGCCGATGCTCGTCACGACGCCGATGCGGCCGTGCCCGCGCTCGCGCATGCCCGGCAGCACCGCCCACGCCGTGTTGACCGGGCCCATGAGCATGACGCCGACCGCCCTGTCGAAGTGCTCCAGCGTCATCGTCTCGGCCGGGCCGACCTGGATGATGCCGGCGACGTGGACGAGCACCTCGATCGGCCCCAGGTCGCGCTCGACGTCCGCCACGACGGCGTCCACGGAGTCGCGGTCCGTGACGTCGCCACGGTAGGGGCGCACCCGACCGGCCCGGACCCCGCTCGCCTCTCGGGCGCGCTCCTCGGCCAGGCGGGCACCCTCGGTCGTCTCCTCGAGGTCCCGGGCGAAGATCGCGACGTCGTGGCCGAGCTCGGCGAGCTCGGTGGCGACGAGGAGGCCGAGGCCGCGGGAGCCTCCGGCGACGAGGGCGACGGGGCGTGCGCTGAAGTCCATGGGCCGAACCTAGGAGGTCGAGCGCCGCGGCGCGACCGCAGCGCGTTCCAGCCAGCGCACGTCGACGGCGAAGGACCAGGTGACGAGGGCGACCGCGAGGGCGACTGCGACCTGCACCGCGGCCTCGGGCCAGAAGGGCGCGCCCGCGATGGCCAGCGTGCCCGTCAGGGTGCCGCCCGCGAGCTTGCGGCGCACGCTGTGCGGCAGGGTGCGCCGCCAGGCCGGCCGGACGGTCTGCACGAGCACGAAGAGCGGCCAGAGCAGGCCGCCCAGCAGCGCCCAGGGAGCGCCGGGGACGTGGACGAGCGACAGGACCAGCACGAGCACCCCGTCCGCGCCGGAGTCGAAGAGCGCGCCGCGCTCGCTGACGGTGCCGGTGCGCCGGGCCACCCAGCCGTCCACGCCGTCCAGCGCCCAGCCGGCGATGCACAGCCAGACGACCGGCCAGGTGCGTGCGGGCTCGCCGGCGACGAGGGCCGCCACCACCAGCCCGCCGGCGACGAGGATCAGCAGGCCCCGGAAGCCGGTGACGAGGTCGGCCGGCGTCGGCGGTGCGAACCACGTGGTGGTCGAAGCGGTCACGGCAGGGGCGGCGGCGCGGGCCATACCGGTGCTACGTCCGGCGCGGCCCTCCGGGATGGCGGTCACGCGCGGCGACCGCCGGGGGGAGCCGGGCCGGGTCGTCACGCCTGGCGCTGCTCCAGCTCGGTCAGCTGCTCGCGCAGCCACGGGCTCAGCGCCCACGGAGCGGCCGTGGCCGCGTCGCGCAGCTGCTCGGGGGTGACCCAGACCAGCTCCATCACCTCGTCCGGGTCCGGCACCGGGAGCTGCGAGGTCCGCGCGGTGAAGACCGGGCAGACCTCGTTCTCGACCACCCCGGCGGCGTCGACCGCGCGATAGCGGAAGTCCGGCAGCAGCGGCTGCACGTCGGTGATCTCCACCCCCAGCTCGGTGCGCGCGTGCCGGCGGATCGCGTCGAGCACGTCCTCGCCCGGTCGCGGGTGGCCGCAGAAGGCGTTGGTCCACACCCCCGGCCAGGTGCGCTTGGCCAGCGCCCGGCGCGTCAGCAGGACCCGGCCCTCCTCGTCGGAGAGATGGCAGGAGAACGCCAGGTGCAGCGGGGTGTCGGTGGAGTGGACGGTGGCCCGGGGGGCGGTGCCGATCGGCATGCCCTGCTCGTCGAGCAGGACGACCTCGTCGGGCACCTCGGTGGCGGTGTCGGCTGTGGGCGGGTGGAAGCTCGCGGTGGTCATGTCGTCTCTCGTTCAGGGGTATGGCGTGCGGCGGGAGCCAGGCGCGCGGCCCAGCGCTCCCAGGGAGGGGCGTCCGCCCAGTTGACGGACAAGGTGCGGAAGGCCCGGCGCATCCGGCGGCGCCACTGGCGTCCGCCGCGGAGCGAGCGGGCGGAGACGCCGACGGACAGCCCGGGGACGAGCGCGATCCGCGCCCGGGGCCCGAGCACGAGGGCCAGGTCCATGTCGTCGTGCAGCTCGGGGTCGTCACGGTGCACCCGCGGCGAGGCCAGCTCCCAGGCCGAGCGGCGCAGCGCCATCGAGGAGCCCCACAGGACGTGGTGGCCGGCGGCGAGGAAGCCGAGGGCGTAGTAGCTGCCGAGGTAGAGCAGCGCCAGGAGCGTGCGCGCCACGGGCGGGCTGTCGGCGAACGTGCCGGCCCCGGTGACGGCCACGGCGTCCGGCCGCTCGTCGAGGGCCCGGACGACCCGCTCCACCCAGTCCGTGGGCGGCAGGGAGTCGGCGTCCAGCCGGGCCACGACCGCGCAGGCGGCGGCGTCATACCCGGTCGCCGCGGCGGCGGGGATGCCGACGCGCGGCTCGGGCACGACACGGGCCCCGAAGGAGCGGGCCACCGCGGCCGAGTCGTCGGTCGAGGCGTTGTCGACCACGACGACCTCCGCCGGCGGCACCGTCTGCGCGGCCAGCGCCTCCAGGCAGCGCCGCAGGTGCTCGGCGTCGTCGCGCACCGGGATGACCACGCTGACGTCAGTCATCGCGCCCCCGTCCGGCGACCAGGGCCAGCCCGGCCACGAAGGAGCCGGCGGTGCCGCAGACGAGGTCGCCGATCGTGTCGTCGTAGCCGACCTGGATGCTGTCGTCGAGGACGGTGTGGCCGAACCACTCCCCGGCCTCCCAGATCACCGCGAGGAGCGCGCCGACGGCGGCGGTGACGAGGACCAGCCCGGCGGCGGGCAGCGTCACCGGGAGCTGGCGCGCCCGCTGCAGGAGCACCACCGCCGCGGCGGCCAGCAGGCCGTTGGCGACGGCGTGCACGACGATGTCGAGCCACGGGACGGCGACGTACCAGTCGAGGACCGCGCTCCAGCCCCCGAGGACCAGCGTCGCCCCGGTCGCGGCCTGCAGCCAGCCCGGCAGCCGCCCGACCCGGGGCAGGACCAGGCCGAGCAGCACCAGCGCGAAGAGCGCGACCGTCACGCCGTCGCGCCAGAAGGCGACGACGAAGGAGGTCAGGCCGGCGACGGCGACGAGGTCGGTCGCGACCCTCGCCCACCGCGGGCCGGGGACGGAGAGCAGGTCAGGAGGCAAGGGTCATCCAGATGAACAGCTGCGTGACGAGGAAGCCGGTGACCAGGTTGAGCCACAGGAAGCGGCGCCACCCGGCGTTGGCCCGCTCGCAGTCGGCGTCGGAGAGCGAGAGGAAGGGGGCCACGCTGGCGGCGTAGGGGATCACGAGGAGCGCGGCGAGCGCCCCGGGCCAGCCGACCGGCAGCAGCAGGACCCCCGCGACCAGGTAGGCGACGAAGGCGGCCCGCACGGTCGTCGCGGCCCCGAGCACGGTCGCGATCGAGGAGATCCCGCCCTCCCGGTCGGCGATGATGTCCTGCACCGCGCCGAAGGCCTGCGAGGCCATGCCCCAGACGAAGAAGGCGGCCAGCGCCAGGAGGACCGGCGTCGTCAGCTCCGCGTCGGCGATCGCGAGCGCGAAGACCGCGGGGCTGACGAAGTGGGTGCTCGAGGTGACCGAGTCGAGGACCGGGCGCTCCTTGAAGCGCAGCCCCGGCGCGGAGTAGGCGATGACCGCGAAGACGCTGATCGCCAGCACGACCGTCGAGAAGACGTCGCCGAGCAGCACCAGCGCGACCACGAAGGGCAGGTTGGTCAGCGCCGCCGCCCACAGCGTCAGCCGGTGCCAGCGCCGCGAGAGCACGACGCCCTCGACGCCGCCCTTGCGCGGGTTGCGCAGGTCGGACTCGTAGTCGAAGACGTCGTTGACGCCGTACATGAGCAGGTTGTAGGGGATGAGGAACCACAGGGTCCCCAGCACCAGCGTCAGGGTGATCCCCCCGCCCGCCAGCAGGTATGCCGCGGCGAAGGGATAGGCGGTGTTGACCCAGCTCAGCGGGCGTGACGAGCCGACCAGCTGGCGCAGGGCGCCCGGTGCCGCGGGCGCCGGGGCCGTGGGGGTCTGTCCGGTCGTGGTCACTCGCTCGTCTCCCTGGGGTGCAGCAGCTCCCGCAGCGCGGGGAGCAGCAGCCCGGCCGCCAGCGGCCAGGCGAGGTCCTCGAGCGGAGCGTGCCACAGGTGCACGCCGAGCAGCGAGCTCTCGTCGAAGCGGAACAGGTCGGAGATGATCATCAGGCTGTCGAAGACGACCGTCAGGACGAGCAGGACGGCGATCGTGATCGCCGTGGTCAGCCACCAGCGGGCCGGGAGCCGACGGGCGACGGCGACGCCGACGGCCACGGCGGCCGACAGCGCGACGAAGACCAGGGCCAGGCCGGCGTAGGTCATCGGGGGCCTCCCGTGGCCGCGGCGCGTCCGCCGCCCGCGGAGGCGCGGTCGAGCGCCAGACCCACCAGGCCGTGGAGCACGAGGGTGAGGTAGCAGAGGAAGGTGATGAAGAGCAGCTCCTCGAGCGGCAGCTCCGGGGCCAGCATGATGCCGGTCATCGCCTCGCTCTCGCCGCGGTGGTAGAAGCCGAGCGCGATCGCCGCGACGTCCCAGAGGAGGAAGAGGACGATGCCCGTCGCGAGCACCGCGGCGCTGCGCCGCGGGTCGCGCCACAGCACGAGCCGGAAGCGCGCGTCGAGCAGCGCCATGCACGCGGTCGCGCCCAGCAGGAACGCGCCGTAGAGGAGGGCGGTCACCGCGGACCGACCGCCAGGTCCTCGGCCGGGCGGGCGGGCTCCGGGGACGGCCCCGCGGAGGTGTCGCCGCGCAGGCGCTTGAGGACGAGCTCGGCGCTGATGAGGCACATCGGCAGCCCGATGCCCGGGATGGTGCTCGACCCGGCGTAGAGGAGGCCGTCGACCCGCTTGCTGACGTTGCCGGTGCGGAACATCGCGCTCTGCCGCAGGGTGTGGCCCGGGCCGAGCATGCCGCCCTGCCAGGCGGACAGGTCGGCGGCGAAGTCGCCGGGACCGATGGTGCGGCGCACGACGACGCGCTCGGCCAGGTCGGGGACACCCGCCCAGTCGGCGACCTGCCGGATCGCGGCGTCCGCGACGGCCTCGACGGCGGCGTCGCCCTGCCCGTCGGCACCGCCGCGGCCGAGGCCCGGGTCGGCGGGGACGGGCACGAGGACGAAGAGGTTCTCGTGCCCCTCCGGCGCGACGGTGGGATCGGTGGCCGAGGGCTTGCAGACGTAGGCCGACGCGGGGTCCGGCACGCTGCCGGCGAAGATCGCGTCGAAGTTGGCCTTCCAGTCGCGCGTGAAGAAGAGCGAGTGGTGCGGCATCTCGGGCAGCTCGCCGCGCACGCCGAGCAGCACCAGGACGGCGCCGGGGCCCGACGTGCGACGGTCCCAGTAGGACTGCGGGTAGGTCTGCAGGTCCGGCGGGAGCAGGCGGGTCTCCAGGTGGTGCAGGTCGCCGGCGCCGACCACGAGGTCGGCGGCGTGGACGTGCTCCTGGCCCTCGCGGTCGCGCCAGCGCAGCCCGGTCGCCCGGGATCGTGGGCCGCGGCGGGGCCGTCGCCCGGCGGGGAGCTCCTCGGTCGTGATGCCCACGACCGTCGCCCCGGTGCGGATCCGGGCGCCGTGGTGCGCGGCCTGCCCGGCCACCGCCTCGATGAGGCGGGTGAAGCCGCCCTCGGGGTACATCACCCCGCCGGTGAGGTCGAGCCCGCTCATGAGGTGGTAGAGCGCCGGCACCCGCTCCGGGGAGGACCCGAGGAAGACGGCCGGATAGCCGAGGATCTGGCGCAGCCGCCGGTCCGAGAACCGGGCACCGACGAAGTCCTGCAGCGAGCGTGTCAGCAGCGGCAGCAGGCGCGGCAGGCGCCGCAGCACGTCGGGCGAGGCGAGGCCGAGCGGGGAGGTGAAGCTCGTGTAGAGGAAGTGGCGCAGCGCCACGTCGTAGGCCTCCGACGAGGAGCTCAGGTAGTCGGCCAGCGCCCGGCCAGCACCCGGCTCGACGTCCTCGAAGGTCGCCAGGTTGGCGCCGGTGTCGGCGGTGATGTCGAGCGGGGACGGCGCCGGCGTGCCGGGGCGGTCGGCCTCGAAGAAGACCCGGTAGGCGGGGTCCAGCACCTCGAGCCGCAGCTGCTCCTCGACACTCGTCCCGAGCAGCCGGAAGAAGTGCTCGAAGACCTCCGGCATGAGGTACCACGACGGGCCGGTGTCGAAGCGGAAGCCGTCCACGGCCAGCGAGCCGGCACGGCCCCCGACGTCGTCGCGCTGCTCGAAGACCTCGACGTCGTGGCCCTCGGCAGCCAGCAGGGCTGCGGTGGCCAGGCCGGCGATGCCACCCCCGATCACGGCGACCCGGCGGGGGCCGGACGCGGTGCGGGCGCTCATCGGGTCGCCGCCAGGCTCTGGGCGACGATGCGGGCCTTGACGACGTCGGGGACGCGCACCCGGCGGCGGGCGATCTCTGCGGCCGGCGTGCGGTGCAGGCGGCGGGAGAGCTCGGCGAAGAGCCCGTGCGCGGCGTGCACGGCGCAGCGGCTGCTCGGCGGCAGCAGCGGGATGACCGCGGCCGCGGCGGCGAGGTCGGCGTCGATGTCGGCGAGCAGCAGGTCGCGCTCGCGGTCGGTGAAGGTGGTCAGGTCGACGCCGGGGAAGTAGGTGCGGCCCAGCAGCTCCTGGTCGTCGTGGAGGTCGCGCAGGAAGTTGACCTTCTGGAAGGCCGCGCCGAGGGCGCGCGCGCCCGGGGTGAGCGCGTCGTAGCGGTCCTGGTCGCCGTCGACGAAGACGCGCAGGCACATCAGGCCGACGACCTCCGCCGAGCCGTAGAGGTAGCCCGAGAGGCTCTCGGGGTCGTGGACCTGCACCGACAGGTCGGCGCGCATGGAGTCGAAGAAGGGGTCGACCAGGTCCCGACCGATGCCGAACTCCTTCGCCGTGAGTGCGAAGGCG
This genomic interval carries:
- the helR gene encoding RNA polymerase recycling motor ATPase HelR, giving the protein MTTTTVFDLTRGGRDAVRDHGLVAADEAHLAAVADAVGATVAELEERLAQERRAPAGLGQQALERDQQVHRLSARLRTLQRFGADLCLGRMVLAGQDEPVYVGRLGLTDREGRRLLVDWRSPAAEPFFGATWADPMGLVSRRRYRWTGGRVTDFWDEVFTTDPVEGVVPDEESSFLLSLGTARTSRMRDVLATLQADQDAIIRAGSRGTLVVDGGPGTGKTVVALHRAAYLLYADPRLGHHRGGVLFVGPHEPYLSWVADVLPGLGEEGVQTCTLRDLVPEGAVAREEDDPRVALLKASAELVRAVEPAVQLYEEPPTEPTSVTTELVDVVISPEEWAEAFGAREAAVPHNEAREEILEELVAILVDRLVDADDDTDPDRLRASLLRSPELRHAVARAWPLIEPTDLVGDLWTVPAYLRRCAPGLTLEEVRALQREDPQAWTTADLPLLDAARLRLGDVTAGRRRQRRAALQAAERARMDDVVEHLVATDDSEMQVMSMLRGRDLQAALVDADAAPAEVADRLAGPFLHVVVDEAQELTDAQWQMLLRRCPSRSFTVVGDRAQAREGFPETWEERLARVGLDRVEVRSLTVNYRTPVEVMEAAEPVVRAVLPDANVPVSVRSTGLPVLQVAVEEVPSLVDRWLAEHAEGTVCVLGDPAFPEGPRVRSLTPVTAKGMEFDLVVLVRPQSWGAGTRGAVDRYVAMTRATRQLVVAEDSPAVEG
- a CDS encoding amidase, producing the protein MAALDVAPGPDRPDAAALGAAFAAGTTTPLEVAQEALRLMDEREPVVNAMWVRDPVEDVLGRAEAATRRWAEGRQLGPLDGVPVTIKENVARAGVPMPAGCAGVEPVVPDVDSPVARRVDGAGMVVLGSTVMPDWGMLSSGVSSLHGITRSPLDPSWTTGGSSSGAGASVAAGYAPLAVGTDIGGSIRLPGTWLGLATLKPSAGRIPLHAPYLGRVAGPMATTAADCAAFMAVLSGPDPLDWTSLPGQDLDWTSVGTGTDVAGLRVGVWTTAGYGVEPEPEVAAAVREAADALADAGAEVVEVGPWLTQAHLDGVNQFWQARSWADFARLSPERQERVLPYVADWVRAASGLGGTEVVDAYHAFGRVQADTVAAWDALGLDVMVSPVAPCAAFPAEQPMPYPDGGRGMWHINFTMPWNMTGQPAGTVPWGAMPDGRPVGVQVVGRAFDDLGVLRVMDRLERR
- a CDS encoding zinc-dependent alcohol dehydrogenase, whose product is MRALTWQGLKDVSVQEVPDPRIEQPTDAVVRVTSTAICGSDLHLYNVLGAYLTPGDVLGHEFMGIVEEVGPAVENLAVGDRVVVPFTICCGSCFMCDRELYSQCETTQNRQTGKGASLYGYTSLYGSVPGGQAERVRVPHADFGPVKIDSDLPDERFLYLSDILPTAWQAVAYADVEEGGTLAVLGLGPVGQLSVRSAFQQGVQRVIAVDLVPERLELARQHGAEVVDLSQVDDVAETLREMTDGRGPDSVIDAVGMEAHGSPVLGAAVSAAKRLPKPIARKAIETAGVDRLAALHTAIDAVRRGGTVSLSGVYGGMADPMPMMELFDKQVQLRMGQCNVRRWTDELYALVSGAEDVLGLEGLATHRVPLEEAAEMYQTFNDKADGCVKVVLTP
- a CDS encoding pyridoxamine 5'-phosphate oxidase family protein: MTEVHDTHPNDPVTVTDDPAEVAKVTELIDSMDVAMVTTEDATSPGRLTSRPLSTQRAEEGGDVLFLVRDGSPLVRDVEANPSVNVAYASTKAWVSLAGTATVVRDRTLVEQLWSKGASAFMEGGPDNPDNVVLRVSGDTAEYWGGGSLVGTVVSTVRAIAGRQDDEDAGPTVVELP
- a CDS encoding SDR family NAD(P)-dependent oxidoreductase yields the protein MDFSARPVALVAGGSRGLGLLVATELAELGHDVAIFARDLEETTEGARLAEERAREASGVRAGRVRPYRGDVTDRDSVDAVVADVERDLGPIEVLVHVAGIIQVGPAETMTLEHFDRAVGVMLMGPVNTAWAVLPGMRERGHGRIGVVTSIGGKVPSPHLLPYVTAKFGAVGFTEALAAELAGTGVTATTLVPGLMRTGSPEQALFTGDREAEYAWFAPGASIPLVSMDARRAARKMVRATLAGRPVLQLSPMTLVGTRVHGLMPATTVRLVGVMNRLLPSAPGTPDQSEARPGREAAAGLDTGVVGALTVLGRRAARRLNQRSSQGSSTTVGPASSSS
- a CDS encoding CDP-alcohol phosphatidyltransferase family protein yields the protein MTTRPGSPRRSPRVTAIPEGRAGRSTGMARAAAPAVTASTTTWFAPPTPADLVTGFRGLLILVAGGLVVAALVAGEPARTWPVVWLCIAGWALDGVDGWVARRTGTVSERGALFDSGADGVLVLVLSLVHVPGAPWALLGGLLWPLFVLVQTVRPAWRRTLPHSVRRKLAGGTLTGTLAIAGAPFWPEAAVQVAVALAVALVTWSFAVDVRWLERAAVAPRRSTS
- the idi gene encoding isopentenyl-diphosphate Delta-isomerase, with product MTTASFHPPTADTATEVPDEVVLLDEQGMPIGTAPRATVHSTDTPLHLAFSCHLSDEEGRVLLTRRALAKRTWPGVWTNAFCGHPRPGEDVLDAIRRHARTELGVEITDVQPLLPDFRYRAVDAAGVVENEVCPVFTARTSQLPVPDPDEVMELVWVTPEQLRDAATAAPWALSPWLREQLTELEQRQA